The Coffea eugenioides isolate CCC68of chromosome 8, Ceug_1.0, whole genome shotgun sequence genome has a segment encoding these proteins:
- the LOC113780129 gene encoding cytosolic sulfotransferase 15-like, which yields MSSSTEVEQKDDHFEELFQRLQPKKPVAGGLVANYQGVWFDADLFQATLTFQKHFKAIDSDIILATMPKSGTTWIKALTFSIVNRNNHSVDESPLLFSNPHYLVPFFEIYLYKDGNIPDIDSMPCPRILATQLPYQFLPSSILDCSNCRIIYLCRNPLDVFTSVLQSW from the exons ATGTCATCTTCAACTGAAGTGGAGCAAAAAGACGATCACTTTGAAGAGCTCTTCCAGAGGTTGCAACCAAAGAAGCCTGTAGCAGGGGGCCTGGTGGCTAATTACCAAGGCGTTTGGTTTGATGCAGATTTATTTCAAGCTACATTAACCTTTCAAAAGCACTTCAAAGCCATTGACTCTGACATTATTTTGGCCACCATGCCGAAATCAGGAACCACATGGATTAAAGCCCTCACCTTCAGTATTGTTAACCGCAACAATCATTCAGTTGATGAGAGCCCTTTGCTCTTCTCCAACCCTCATTATCTCGTCCCTTTCTTCGAGATATATCTGTACAAGGATGGTAATATTCCCGATATAGACTCTATGCCTTGCCCACGAATCCTCGCTACTCAACTGCCTTATCAATTCCTTCCTAGCAGCATCTTGGATTGTTCCAACTGTCGAATCATCTACCTTTGCCGAAACCCTTTGGATGTGTTCACTTCAGTGTTGCAATCATG GTAG